A single genomic interval of Aureliella helgolandensis harbors:
- a CDS encoding radical SAM protein, translating into MQSLPQLDRRSIESLRPSVLRPAAGATPLDAVWEREAADKLGKQVDVQTIFLRGSECQFRCLMCDLWKFTHEQATPTGVLPAQIDTAMAQLQADMQGTPTSEQWVKLYNASNFFSTFNVPQDDLPRIAEQVAPFHRVVVENHPRLIGRPVAEFAQQINGQLEVAMGLETIHPEVLPALNKQMTTADFQRACQWLLSHQIDIRTFILLRPPGLSEEEGVQWCSRSIDFANEAGVRHISVIPVRGGNGALEMLQQRGMFTPPTARSLELVMQRHVANSQAILTVDLWDWDKLSGHCPACSPLRREALYQANLSQSFSSKLLQCATCDSP; encoded by the coding sequence ATGCAATCTCTTCCGCAACTTGATCGTCGTTCCATCGAGAGCTTGCGGCCGAGTGTCCTGCGTCCTGCCGCCGGTGCAACGCCCCTGGATGCGGTTTGGGAGCGTGAGGCCGCCGATAAACTCGGGAAGCAGGTCGATGTGCAAACGATCTTCCTGCGTGGCAGTGAATGCCAATTTCGATGCCTGATGTGCGATCTTTGGAAATTCACCCACGAGCAGGCGACACCGACTGGTGTGTTGCCAGCGCAAATCGACACAGCAATGGCACAATTGCAAGCGGACATGCAGGGAACTCCAACATCGGAACAGTGGGTCAAGCTGTACAACGCTAGCAATTTCTTCTCCACCTTCAACGTTCCGCAGGACGATCTCCCGCGGATCGCTGAGCAAGTGGCGCCGTTTCACCGGGTCGTCGTCGAAAACCACCCGCGTTTGATCGGTCGTCCGGTGGCCGAGTTTGCACAACAAATCAATGGCCAGCTGGAGGTTGCCATGGGGCTTGAGACCATTCATCCGGAGGTCTTGCCAGCGCTCAATAAGCAGATGACGACTGCCGATTTCCAACGCGCGTGCCAGTGGCTGCTGTCGCATCAGATTGACATCCGCACGTTTATTCTCTTACGACCACCAGGCTTGAGTGAAGAGGAGGGAGTTCAATGGTGCAGCCGCTCGATTGACTTCGCCAATGAAGCGGGAGTGCGACATATTAGCGTCATACCAGTTCGTGGCGGCAATGGCGCACTGGAAATGCTCCAGCAGCGTGGTATGTTCACGCCGCCCACGGCCCGCTCTCTCGAGTTGGTGATGCAGCGACATGTCGCTAATTCCCAAGCGATTCTGACGGTGGACCTGTGGGATTGGGACAAGCTTTCTGGACACTGTCCCGCTTGCTCACCGCTAAGACGGGAGGCGTTGTACCAAGCAAATCTATCACAAAGTTTCAGCTCCAAACTCTTGCAATGCGCGACTTGTGACTCGCCG
- a CDS encoding rhodanese-like domain-containing protein has protein sequence MTESTPIEISVSDVHQQLSANDIVLIDCREPDEWDAAHIEGAILLPMSQWQQAGEKLAELSGKPVVVHCHHGGRSLRVTHWLRENGFPEARNMTGGIDAWSQEIDPSVARY, from the coding sequence ATGACAGAGTCGACACCGATTGAAATCAGCGTCTCCGACGTACATCAGCAGTTGTCCGCCAATGACATCGTCCTGATCGATTGCCGCGAACCCGACGAATGGGACGCCGCACACATTGAAGGGGCGATACTGCTGCCGATGAGCCAATGGCAACAGGCTGGGGAAAAGCTCGCAGAACTTTCCGGCAAGCCTGTCGTCGTCCATTGCCATCACGGCGGACGCAGCCTGCGTGTCACCCACTGGTTGCGCGAGAACGGATTCCCCGAAGCTCGCAATATGACTGGCGGTATCGACGCTTGGAGCCAGGAAATCGACCCTAGCGTCGCACGCTATTGA
- a CDS encoding aldose epimerase family protein — protein sequence MLTAIALALGTCSLTLAAKPTATSFGKTESGKDVELYTLTNDAGAIVKVMTHGATLVQLQVPDREGQVEDIIFGFDDVTGYESAANQYFGCTAGRVANRIAKGMFTLDGKDYTLAVNNEPNALHGGVERSLDKVEWAAQPFENERGQGVAFSYSSPDGEEGYPGKLDLVVTYALAKDKNALTIRYTAETDAATPINLTNHAYFNLAGQGSPTILDHRIRINADSYTPVDETLIPTGEIKSVEGSPFDLRKPIKIGKHIGELVETPALGYDHNFVLNAPEGDKKQRLAAVLTDKQSGRSLRIMTTEPGIQFYSGNFLRGDVGKGGAVYAHQSACCLETQHFPDSIHHPNFPNTVLKPGEKFRSATVLIFSTVKE from the coding sequence ATGTTAACCGCTATTGCACTAGCACTTGGAACTTGTTCCCTAACCCTAGCTGCCAAACCAACGGCCACGAGCTTTGGCAAAACCGAGTCGGGGAAGGATGTAGAACTGTACACATTGACCAACGACGCTGGCGCAATCGTCAAAGTCATGACGCATGGCGCCACGCTGGTGCAGCTCCAGGTACCCGATCGCGAGGGGCAAGTTGAGGACATCATCTTCGGTTTTGATGATGTGACGGGATACGAAAGTGCCGCCAATCAGTATTTCGGCTGCACCGCAGGGCGCGTGGCGAATCGGATTGCCAAGGGAATGTTTACTCTGGATGGCAAAGATTACACCTTAGCTGTTAACAATGAGCCCAATGCGCTGCACGGTGGTGTAGAACGAAGTCTGGACAAAGTGGAATGGGCGGCTCAACCGTTTGAAAACGAACGCGGTCAAGGCGTCGCGTTCAGCTACAGTAGTCCCGATGGTGAAGAGGGCTATCCTGGCAAGCTCGACTTGGTCGTGACCTACGCGTTGGCCAAGGACAAAAATGCGTTGACGATTCGCTACACCGCCGAAACCGACGCAGCCACTCCCATCAATCTAACCAATCATGCTTACTTCAATTTGGCAGGGCAAGGCAGCCCCACGATTCTGGACCACCGCATTCGCATCAATGCAGACAGTTACACTCCAGTTGATGAGACGCTGATTCCCACAGGTGAGATCAAGTCGGTAGAAGGCTCTCCCTTTGACCTCCGCAAGCCAATCAAGATCGGCAAGCACATTGGCGAGCTCGTCGAGACGCCCGCCCTGGGGTACGACCACAATTTCGTACTCAACGCTCCCGAGGGAGACAAGAAACAACGCTTGGCTGCCGTTCTAACCGACAAGCAGTCGGGACGCTCCCTGCGGATCATGACCACCGAACCGGGCATTCAATTCTACTCGGGAAACTTTCTGCGAGGCGACGTGGGTAAAGGGGGTGCTGTCTACGCTCACCAGAGTGCCTGCTGTCTAGAGACTCAGCATTTCCCCGATTCGATCCATCACCCCAACTTCCCCAATACGGTGCTTAAGCCGGGTGAAAAATTCCGTTCGGCCACCGTACTCATCTTCTCGACGGTCAAGGAGTAG
- a CDS encoding DUF502 domain-containing protein, with the protein MDSDNLLDEAIPKPRSSWQRAIWRGSSIIAPPLVTLLLLIWIASAVEQYVLLPLESGARTLLVWTTSDVLLSPPEPSQLAVEDQPEKGFEYGGLDYVQAPLGGKFLPEYVVQWVNHRLDMLPIEMQNPRSAQNYYHAYIKLRYMPRWFTIPLLLLVLLSVLYFVGRFLAAGVGRFFVTAFERIIHQLPIVRNLYSSVKQVTDFVLSEREIEFTRVVAVEYPRVGIWSLGFVTSDSLPQLKDALNEEMVAIFIPTSPMPMTGFTINVRKRDVVDLELTIDQAIQFIVSCGVVCPPTAAARLRSGGRPLLKQSSGTPPVSKQED; encoded by the coding sequence ATGGATAGCGACAATTTATTGGATGAAGCCATTCCCAAACCACGCTCAAGCTGGCAGCGAGCCATCTGGCGCGGTTCGAGCATTATTGCCCCGCCACTGGTCACCCTATTGCTGCTGATCTGGATTGCCAGTGCGGTGGAGCAGTATGTACTGCTTCCCCTTGAATCGGGTGCCCGCACACTCCTGGTGTGGACAACTAGCGACGTCTTGCTGAGCCCTCCGGAGCCCTCGCAACTGGCCGTGGAGGATCAACCTGAAAAAGGGTTCGAGTATGGCGGCCTGGACTACGTGCAAGCCCCCCTGGGTGGTAAGTTCTTGCCAGAATATGTGGTGCAGTGGGTAAACCACCGCCTCGATATGCTGCCGATCGAAATGCAGAATCCAAGATCGGCTCAGAACTATTACCATGCCTACATCAAACTCAGGTACATGCCGCGATGGTTTACCATTCCCCTACTACTGCTGGTACTCCTGAGCGTTCTGTATTTTGTGGGGCGATTTCTGGCTGCGGGAGTTGGCCGCTTTTTCGTCACTGCGTTTGAACGCATCATTCATCAGTTGCCCATCGTTCGCAATCTCTATTCGTCCGTCAAGCAAGTTACCGACTTCGTACTCAGCGAACGGGAAATCGAGTTTACGCGAGTGGTCGCGGTCGAATACCCACGCGTAGGCATCTGGTCGCTAGGCTTTGTGACCAGCGACAGCCTGCCACAACTCAAAGACGCCCTCAATGAGGAAATGGTCGCCATCTTCATTCCGACCTCTCCCATGCCGATGACAGGCTTCACTATCAATGTGCGCAAGCGAGACGTTGTGGATCTAGAGCTAACCATTGACCAGGCGATTCAATTCATTGTCAGCTGCGGCGTAGTATGCCCGCCCACTGCCGCAGCTCGTCTGCGGTCTGGTGGCCGTCCACTCCTGAAACAATCCTCTGGAACTCCCCCTGTTTCCAAACAGGAGGACTAG
- a CDS encoding phosphoribosyltransferase family protein, whose product MQPTSNATWKTLQVGWQALTGLICPPECHWCQCPVPSGDGLCSECRQRLVAEYYHCQRCATPLPSVVPNRDCFRCRNMDWKFRKIIALGPYRGRLREAAILMKKNSAERFRQYAGRLLAERLRQVELVAAQPKGKLANGLAAPLVVPVPNYWSHPFARTANTAASLAQAISDRLDWPLNTRAVSRVRKTAKQGMLSWTERKLNVRGAFKLRTADAFAGKHVFLIDDVLTSGATAAELARIILKGGARQVDVAVVARGTGAREVPQAPLPAG is encoded by the coding sequence ATGCAACCGACATCCAATGCAACTTGGAAAACTCTGCAAGTGGGCTGGCAAGCTCTAACCGGTCTGATCTGTCCGCCAGAATGCCACTGGTGCCAATGCCCCGTACCTAGTGGCGATGGGCTGTGTAGCGAGTGCCGGCAACGTCTGGTCGCGGAGTACTACCATTGCCAACGCTGTGCGACCCCCCTGCCGAGCGTGGTCCCCAATCGAGACTGTTTTCGCTGTCGCAACATGGACTGGAAATTCAGAAAGATCATCGCCTTGGGCCCCTACCGAGGTAGATTGCGCGAGGCGGCGATCCTGATGAAAAAGAACAGCGCGGAACGCTTTCGGCAATATGCAGGCCGCCTGCTGGCTGAGCGTCTCAGGCAGGTCGAACTGGTGGCTGCGCAACCGAAGGGGAAACTGGCAAATGGACTCGCCGCCCCCTTAGTCGTTCCAGTTCCCAACTACTGGAGTCACCCCTTCGCCCGAACGGCCAATACCGCCGCTTCGCTGGCCCAAGCCATTTCGGACCGCCTGGACTGGCCGCTCAACACCCGGGCGGTCAGTCGCGTGCGCAAAACCGCCAAGCAGGGGATGCTGTCCTGGACCGAGCGCAAATTGAATGTGCGAGGGGCGTTCAAGCTACGAACGGCGGATGCCTTCGCTGGCAAACATGTGTTTCTAATCGATGATGTGCTAACCAGCGGAGCTACGGCAGCGGAATTGGCTAGAATCATACTCAAAGGGGGGGCACGTCAAGTCGATGTGGCGGTCGTGGCGCGGGGAACAGGGGCCCGAGAGGTTCCCCAGGCACCGCTTCCAGCAGGCTAG